One stretch of Emys orbicularis isolate rEmyOrb1 chromosome 5, rEmyOrb1.hap1, whole genome shotgun sequence DNA includes these proteins:
- the CCT7 gene encoding T-complex protein 1 subunit eta isoform X2, protein MMPTPVILLKEGTDTSQGIPQLLSNINACQVIAEAVRTTLGPRGMDKLIVDDRGKATISNDGATILKLLDVVHPAAKTLVDIAKSQDAEVGDGTTSVTMLAAEFLKQVKPYVEEGVHPQIIIRAFRTATELAVNKIKEIAVTVKKEDKAEQRSLLEKCAATALNSKLISQQKDFFSRMVVDAVMMLDELLQLKMIGIKKVQGGALEESQLVAGVAFKKTFSYAGFEMQPKKYKSPKIALLNIELELKAEKDNAEVRVNNVKDYQAIVDAEWSILYDKLDKIHKSGAKVVLSKLPIGDVATQYFADRDMFCAGRVPEEDLKRTMMACGGSIQTSVNALTDDVLGRCELFEETQIGGERYNFFTGCPKAKTCTLLLRGGAEQFMEETERSLHDAIMIVRRAIKNDSIVAGGGAIEMELSKYLRDYSRTIPGKQQLLIGAYAKALEIIPRQLCDNAGFDATNILNKLRAKHAQGGMWYGVDINNEDIADNFEAYVWEPAVVRINALTAASEAACLIVSVDETIKNPRSTVDAPAGGRGRGRGRPHNH, encoded by the exons ATGATG CCCACACCAGTTATCTTGTTGAAGGAAGGCACAGATACCTCCCAAGGGATTCCTCAGCTTCTCAGTAACATCAATGCTTGCCAGGTTATCGCAGAAGCTGTTCGCACCACCCTTGGCCCCCGGGGCATGGACAAACTTATTGTGGATGACAGAG GGAAAGCAACTATCTCAAATGATGGCGCCACAATCCTGAAACTTCTTGATGTCGTCCACCCTGCTGCTAAGACATTAGTGGACATTGCCAAATCTCAGGATGCAGAG GTTGGCGATGGCACGACCTCTGTGACTATGCTGGCTGCAGAATTCCTGAAACAAGTGAAGCCCTACGTGGAGGAAGGTGTGCATCCTCAGATCATCATCCGGGCCTTCCGCACTGCAACCGAGCTG GCTGTGAATAAGATCAAAGAGATTGCAGTGACAGTGAAGAAGGAAGATAAAGC CGAGCAAAGAAGTCTGCTGGAGAAATGTGCAGCCACAGCCCTCAACTCCAAGCTGATCTCCCAGCAGAAGGACTTCTTCTCCCGGATGGTGGTAGATGCCGTCATGATGCTTGATGAGTTGTTGCAGCTCAAAATGATTGGAATAAAGAAGGTGCAGGGAGGTGCCCTGGAA GAGTCCCAGCTGGTGGCCGGAGTTGCCTTTAAGAAAACGTTCTCTTATGCCGGGTTTGAGATGCAGCCGAAAAAGTACAAGTCCCCCAAGATCGCTCTGCTGAACATCGAGCTAGAGCTCAAAGCAGAGAAAGACAATGCTGAAGTGAGAGTCAACAACGTGAAG GATTACCAGGCCATTGTGGATGCAGAGTGGAGCATCTTGTATGACAAGTTAGACAAAATCCACAAGTCAGGAGCCAAAGTCGTCTTGTCCAAACTTCCGATTGGTGACGTAGCTACTCAGTACTTTGCAGACAGGGACATGTTTTGTGCTGGTCGAGTTCCGGAAGAAGATCTCAAAAGGACTATGATg GCCTGTGGTGGGTCTATTCAGACAAGCGTTAATGCCCTGACAGATGATGTTCTGGGACGGTGTGAACTCTTCGAGGAGACCCAGATTggaggagagag GTACAACTTCTTCACAGGCTGTCCAAAGGCCAAGACGTGCACGCTCCTGTTGCGAGGAGGTGCAGAGCAGTTTATGGAAGAGACTGAGCGGTCCCTGCATGATGCCATCATGATAGTCAGGAGAGCGATCAAG AACGACTCCATTGTTGCTGGCGGTGGGGCTATAGAGATGGAACTTTCGAAATACCTCCGGGACTACTCCAGGACCATTCCAGGCAAACAGCAGTTGCTGATAGGCGCTTATGCTAAAGCCCTTGAGATCATTCCACGCCAGCTCTGTGACAATGCCGGGTTTGATGCCACCAACATTCTGAACAAACTGAGAGCCAAACATGCACAG GGAGGTATGTGGTACGGCGTGGACATCAACAACGAAGATATCGCCGATAATTTTGAAGCCTACGTGTGGGAGCCGGCCGTTGTGCGCATCAACGCTCTGACGGCGGCGTCTGAGGCTGCTTGCCTTATCGTGTCTGTAGATGAAACCATCAAGAATCCCCGTTCTACAGTAGACGCCCCTGCTGGTGGGCggggcagaggaaggggcagGCCACACAACCACTGA
- the CCT7 gene encoding T-complex protein 1 subunit eta isoform X1, whose product MLSFQPTPVILLKEGTDTSQGIPQLLSNINACQVIAEAVRTTLGPRGMDKLIVDDRGKATISNDGATILKLLDVVHPAAKTLVDIAKSQDAEVGDGTTSVTMLAAEFLKQVKPYVEEGVHPQIIIRAFRTATELAVNKIKEIAVTVKKEDKAEQRSLLEKCAATALNSKLISQQKDFFSRMVVDAVMMLDELLQLKMIGIKKVQGGALEESQLVAGVAFKKTFSYAGFEMQPKKYKSPKIALLNIELELKAEKDNAEVRVNNVKDYQAIVDAEWSILYDKLDKIHKSGAKVVLSKLPIGDVATQYFADRDMFCAGRVPEEDLKRTMMACGGSIQTSVNALTDDVLGRCELFEETQIGGERYNFFTGCPKAKTCTLLLRGGAEQFMEETERSLHDAIMIVRRAIKNDSIVAGGGAIEMELSKYLRDYSRTIPGKQQLLIGAYAKALEIIPRQLCDNAGFDATNILNKLRAKHAQGGMWYGVDINNEDIADNFEAYVWEPAVVRINALTAASEAACLIVSVDETIKNPRSTVDAPAGGRGRGRGRPHNH is encoded by the exons ATGTTGTCTTTTCAGCCCACACCAGTTATCTTGTTGAAGGAAGGCACAGATACCTCCCAAGGGATTCCTCAGCTTCTCAGTAACATCAATGCTTGCCAGGTTATCGCAGAAGCTGTTCGCACCACCCTTGGCCCCCGGGGCATGGACAAACTTATTGTGGATGACAGAG GGAAAGCAACTATCTCAAATGATGGCGCCACAATCCTGAAACTTCTTGATGTCGTCCACCCTGCTGCTAAGACATTAGTGGACATTGCCAAATCTCAGGATGCAGAG GTTGGCGATGGCACGACCTCTGTGACTATGCTGGCTGCAGAATTCCTGAAACAAGTGAAGCCCTACGTGGAGGAAGGTGTGCATCCTCAGATCATCATCCGGGCCTTCCGCACTGCAACCGAGCTG GCTGTGAATAAGATCAAAGAGATTGCAGTGACAGTGAAGAAGGAAGATAAAGC CGAGCAAAGAAGTCTGCTGGAGAAATGTGCAGCCACAGCCCTCAACTCCAAGCTGATCTCCCAGCAGAAGGACTTCTTCTCCCGGATGGTGGTAGATGCCGTCATGATGCTTGATGAGTTGTTGCAGCTCAAAATGATTGGAATAAAGAAGGTGCAGGGAGGTGCCCTGGAA GAGTCCCAGCTGGTGGCCGGAGTTGCCTTTAAGAAAACGTTCTCTTATGCCGGGTTTGAGATGCAGCCGAAAAAGTACAAGTCCCCCAAGATCGCTCTGCTGAACATCGAGCTAGAGCTCAAAGCAGAGAAAGACAATGCTGAAGTGAGAGTCAACAACGTGAAG GATTACCAGGCCATTGTGGATGCAGAGTGGAGCATCTTGTATGACAAGTTAGACAAAATCCACAAGTCAGGAGCCAAAGTCGTCTTGTCCAAACTTCCGATTGGTGACGTAGCTACTCAGTACTTTGCAGACAGGGACATGTTTTGTGCTGGTCGAGTTCCGGAAGAAGATCTCAAAAGGACTATGATg GCCTGTGGTGGGTCTATTCAGACAAGCGTTAATGCCCTGACAGATGATGTTCTGGGACGGTGTGAACTCTTCGAGGAGACCCAGATTggaggagagag GTACAACTTCTTCACAGGCTGTCCAAAGGCCAAGACGTGCACGCTCCTGTTGCGAGGAGGTGCAGAGCAGTTTATGGAAGAGACTGAGCGGTCCCTGCATGATGCCATCATGATAGTCAGGAGAGCGATCAAG AACGACTCCATTGTTGCTGGCGGTGGGGCTATAGAGATGGAACTTTCGAAATACCTCCGGGACTACTCCAGGACCATTCCAGGCAAACAGCAGTTGCTGATAGGCGCTTATGCTAAAGCCCTTGAGATCATTCCACGCCAGCTCTGTGACAATGCCGGGTTTGATGCCACCAACATTCTGAACAAACTGAGAGCCAAACATGCACAG GGAGGTATGTGGTACGGCGTGGACATCAACAACGAAGATATCGCCGATAATTTTGAAGCCTACGTGTGGGAGCCGGCCGTTGTGCGCATCAACGCTCTGACGGCGGCGTCTGAGGCTGCTTGCCTTATCGTGTCTGTAGATGAAACCATCAAGAATCCCCGTTCTACAGTAGACGCCCCTGCTGGTGGGCggggcagaggaaggggcagGCCACACAACCACTGA
- the PRADC1 gene encoding protease-associated domain-containing protein 1, producing the protein MLFSTGRWQRLVLYLCAWPFVDGLRVHEYLYFQVLSPGDIRYIFTATPAKDFGGVFNTRYEQIHLVPADPPEACGELNNGVFIQDQIALVERGGCSFLSKTRVVQEHGGRAVIIADNAYDNDSFYVEMIQDSTRLTADIPALFLLGRDGYMIRRSLEQHGLPWAIISIPVNVTSIPAYEMMQPPWTFW; encoded by the exons ATGCTATTCAGCACTGGCAGATGGCAGCGTTTGGTGCTCTATCTCTGCGCCTGGCCTTTCGTTGATG GTTTACGCGTCCATGAATATTTATATTTCCAAGTGCTGAGTCCCGGAGATATCCGCTACATCTTCACTGCTACGCCGGCCAAAGATTTTGGAGGTGTGTTT AACACGAGATACGAGCAGATCCACCTGGTCCCGGCAGACCCTCCGGAGGCATGCGGGGAGCTAAACAATGGAGTCTTCATCCAAGATCAGATCGCCCTGGTGGAGCGTGG GGGTTGTTCCTTCTTGTCGAAGACGCGCGTCGTCCAGGAGCACGGCGGGAGGGCGGTGATTATCGCCGATAATGCGTACGACAACGACAGCTTCTACGTCGAAATGATCCAGGACAGCACGAGGCTGACGGCGGACATTCCTGCTCTCTTCCTCCTGGGCAGGGACGG GTACATGATCCGACGCTCCTTGGAACAGCACGGACTCCCCTGGGCCATCATCTCCATCCCCGTCAACGTTACCAGCATCCCAGCCTATGAAATGATGCAGCCTCCATGGACCTTCTGGTag